The window AGTCTTATAATCTATATTTGTGATACTATCTTCTAATTGACTAAAATATGGCAATGCAAAATCATAACTAACGCTATCAAATACATAATCACCTTTTGCTCTAAAGCCAAGTCTATAGCCATCTACCTCATCATCAAAATCGATGGTATTGCAGATTCCATTTGCATTTGGACTAGGAGGAATAAAAATCACATCTATTTTATCTTCTATTTGAAGTGAAGCTAGAATCTTTGCTAAATAAGTAGCATTTGGATGAGCATATAAATCACTTCCAATCACTATAAGTGGCTTTGAAGAAAGCTTAGATTCTAGATTTAAGAAAGTTTCATAATCCAATTTTGCATTCATAAACAAATCATAATATTCTACATTTATATTTTTTTCTTCATCATCTTGTGTCATTTTGTGATTGATATTTATCTTAGAATCTTCCAATACTTTTAATAATGGATTATTACAATCTAGAATCTTTAAAATAGCAAGTATTGCTGCATCATCGCTATTTGTAGCTAAATTGATTGTAGTTACATTTTTTGATAATTTTGAAATAAGCTTATCGCTAAATGGATGAATATAAATAAAACTAGAATCTTTTTTTAGTTTTAATGTATTATTGATTTTATATCTAAGCAATGGATTCTCATTTTTTAAACTAGAGCCAATTGAAACAATCACTTTATAATTAGATATATCTTTTAGCATAGTATTTTTAGCACCACTTCCATAATAGATGCTAATAAAATCTTTGTATTGTTTTAAAATATTATTTACTAATTTTACCCCAAGATTATTTTTTAATAATGCTAAAAATTTTGCCTCATTATTTGTTACATTTCCGCCAACTATAATATTTTTTGCTCTCTTTATTGCATCTATTGCTACATCAAAATTATTTAAATCTAATTTTGGTGATATGTCATATGCAAAACGACCCGCCCCGCATATAGGATTGAAATTGAAATCATTTGTAACGCGATAAATGTGATATTTGTTTTTAGAATCTTTTTTGCCTTCATAGACGATTTTACAACCACTTGGACATAGGTTGCAAGTTGAGCTAACTTTATTTAATTCCCATGCATTGCTTGTATATTGAAAACTTTTCACACCAAGAGCCCCAACAGGACATACACTAACGCACTCACTACAATCTATACAAGGATTCTCACCTACAAAGCCTATAATACTTTTTTGTTTTCTATTCCAAACACTAAATGCATCTTTTGGCATTCTTTCTTTCCAATATGCTGCATCAAGAGCTGGAGAATCTACTTTTACTGCTTTGATATTAGATTCGCCTAGATTATCTTTGCAGGTTGTTACACATCGCTCACACAATATACAAAGGCTAGGATCGTATTTTACATGTGACCAAGAAGCAAAAGTGTTAAAAGATGGTGAGACAAATAGATTTTGAGAATTTACACCCATTAAAAGTGTGTAATCTTGCAATTCACATTCTCCACTTTTATCACATACACCACACTCTAGTGGGTGATTTACTACATAGCTTTTCATGATATCTTTTCGTTCACTCTCTATTTCTTTTGTGCTTGTAATGATATTCATACCATCTTTGATTTTTGTATTGCAAGCATATGTTCGTTTTCCATCAACATCAACCATACAAAGCTTACAGGCAAGAGTAGGAGAACATTTACTCAAATAACAAATTGCTGGAATAAAAATATTATTCTTTCGTGCAACCTCAAGAATGTATTCACCCTCATTTGCTTCTAAATTAATATTATTAATAGTTATCTTTGCCATATATCACCTTAACTGACTTTATTTATAATAACTTTTTTATATCTATATCCACAATTGATATTTTCATCTATACTTAGGATACCAATCACACCACTTAAAGCAGAATCTAGAATACTCAAAGCTTTTATCTTAAAATCATCAAAACAAATTTCAATGCAATCATTATTATTTATTTTCCAAGCCCTTGCAAATTCCTGTGAAAATCTCAACAATGGTTTTTGTGCCGATAATACAGAATCCACATACACTATACAACCATTATTTTCAGGAAGATGGCTGATTTTTTCTATATTTGAGATTCTATTTTTTATTGTATAGATTCTATTTGTATCACTTCCTAAAAATGCGATATTTATAGATTGTGCTAAATGAGAAAAAATATTTAATATATTTTTGCTTCTTTGGTGTAAATAAAAATTACTACCAAAGAGTAATAATGACTTCTTATGTGAGTAAAAACTTTTTTTGATTTCTTGCATTTCTTCTTCAGAGATATTTGTCTCAGATGTCAAATACCCATAATCTAGTGTTTTTATATAATCTTCTAGATTTAAACCTTTATAAAAATCATGCAAAAATAGTGCAGCTACACCCTCTTCTGTGCCAGCCTCATATCGTATATAATGCTTTACTTGCATATCAAGTAGTGGATTTATATAAATATCGCTAGTAATATTTTTTGCATAAATACCAAGTGCTATTATAAAATCAAAATCATTTAAATACTTAGTATCAAAACTAGAATCTATATAATCTCTTATCATAATGTTTCTTCTTTAGAATCTTGCATTTTTTCTTTTTTGATTACAATGCTCCAATCTACTTCATTAAATCTAATAGAATTTAAAAGCTGAAATCCAAGCGATTTTATAGAATCATTTGCCATATTTACAATGCTCCCATCGCTTCCATCTCCACCAATTTCAAATATAAAAATACCAACTTCGCCATCACTTAATTCATCTTTTATAATTTCATTCATTCTATTTATAAAATCATTTTTATATTGTCTTAAATCATATCTTTTCATAAAAACCCTAATCCTATCTATCAATCTCACCAAATATAATATTTGCAGATCCAATTATAGTAACAACATCAGCTAGATAATGTCCTGGAAGCAAATCTTGCAATAAACCAGTATGAAAAAAGCTAGGCGTTCTTATTTTTAATCTATATGGATATGGCTCACCTGTGGAATTGATAAAAAATCCTAGCTCACCTTTTGGAGATTCTGTAGGGGCATATACTTCGCCAATAGGTGGTCTCATGCCTTGTGTAACCAATACAAAATGCTGCATCAAAGAATAATTTTGAGTCATTATCTGTTCTTTTGGCGCAGAAATATATGATGGAGAATCTGCCATGATTTGCGGTGGGGTATCTTTATACATTTTTATTAATTGACGCAAGATTCTGCTTGATTGTCTTATTTCTTCCATATAAAGCAAATATCTAGCATAGCTATCGCCATCTGTAGCATATGGCACATCAAATTCTACTTCATTATATAATTCATAAGGTTCTTCTTTTCTAAGATCCCATTTATACCCACAACATCGAAGCATTACACCACTTAAAGCCCATTTTTTTGCTAAGTCTTTTGTAACAACTCCAACATTTTCCAATCTTGCACGCCAGATTCTATTTTCACTTAAAAGTTTTTCTATCAAGCCTATTTCTTTTGGCAATCTATCAAGAAATGCACTTAGATTCTCACACCAATTTTGTGGCAAATCAAGAGGCACTCCACCTATTCTAATGCTAGAATGTGTAAGCCTAGCTCCACAATAATCCTCTATTAAATCAAGTGCATATTCTCTTTCTTTAAATCCATAAAGCATAACAGATAAAGCACCTACATCCATACCATGCACAGAAATAAAAAATATATGTGAGATGATTCTATTTAGCTCTAAAAGCATCATCCTAATGATTTGTGCTCTTCGTGGCACTTCTAGGCCTATTAATTTTTCTACACTAAGTGCAAAAGCATAATTATTTGATGAAGCATTGATATAATCTAATCTATCAGTTGTAGGCAAAAACTCATTATATATCATATTTTCTGCCATCTTTTCTACACCTCTATGTAGATAACCAATATCTGGTGTAGCCTTTGTTATTAGCTCACCATCTAATTCTAATATCAATCTTAGCTGTCCGTGTGCTGATGGATGCTGTGGTCCAAAATTTAATATCATTTTATCATCATCACGTTCAAATGCGATATTTTCAAATTGTGGTTTTAATCTAGTATAAATTTGTGCCATTTTTGCCTCTTAGCGTCTTTTTGTAAGCTCTTTTGATTTATCAAACTTTGTAACTACAAATACCCCTTTATTTTCTTGATAAGTAATATCATGTAAAACAGATGAAACTTGCTCGCCTTTTGCCACCTCAAACCCCATATGAGCAAAATTAAAAGTATCTTTTGGATTTATATATGAAGAATCTCTATTTTCAGGACCTACTACATCTCTATATTCTTCTCCAAAAATCTTATCGATTTCATACCATTGTGCGCTTAAATCTCCATGTAATGGATAATCTTTTCGCAATGGATGCCCACTCCAATCATCTGGCATTAATATCCTCTTTAATGCTTTATGATTATTAAACTTAATACCAAACATATCATAAGCTTCTCTCTCGCTCCAAAGTGCATTTCTGTAAATATGCGATATAGAATCTATACAATCTTTTGTATGTGTTTTTACTCGCAAACGCAACTTTTTGTCCATAGATAATAATTGATAAAACACTTCAAAACTATCATCACTTAAATGAATGGCACTCATCTCACTTAATATATCAAAGCTAATTTCTTTTATAAACAAAAATGTATTTAAAACTTCATCTTTATTTATAAAAATTACTAAATTATCAAGCTCAACATAAGATTTTATTATATTTACTTTAGATTCTATCAAAGAAAAAACATCGCTAAATTTTGTTTCATTTGGATTTTGTTTTAGAGTATGTGGTGCTTGGTAGAATCTATTCTTATGATAAACCTTTTTTTGTATATCTTGCATATATTTCCTCTTAAATCAAACGTTTTTTTGTTTGGTGTTGCAAAGCTTTTTTGCTTCTTATGTATTGTTGTAAAACCATAACTGCATATTGCAATGTTTCTGGTCTAGGAGCACAACCTGGAAGATATATATCAACAGGTATGATTCTATCAACCCCTTGAACCGTTGCATAAGTATTAAACATTCCGCCTGTATTTGCACAGCTGCCCATAGAAATCACCCACTTTGGTTCTGGCATTTGATCATATAATCTTCTAACAAATTCAGCATGTTTTTTTGTAACCGTACCTGCTACAATCATAACATCACTTTGTCTTGGACTTGCCCTAAAAATCGTGCCAAATCTATCAAAATCATATCTTGAGCCACCACTTGCCATCATCTCAATCGCACAGCAAGCAAGTCCATAGGTCATAGCCCAAAGTGAATTGCTTCTACCCCAATTAATAAGCTTATCAATACTTGTTAAAGTTACAGGTATATTATTGTTTTTTAAATAATCTACTTCAAACTTTGCCATTGTAATGCCCCTTTTCTCCATGCATAAATAAAACCAATAGATAATAAAAATATAAATATAAGCATTTCTGCAAATCCAAACATTTCTAGAATCTTAAAATCCACAGCCCAAGGAAACATAAAAATAATCTCAACATCAAACAAAATAAATAACAATGCCATTATATAATACCTAGATGAGATTCTATTTTGTTGTTTATTTGGGATAACGCCACATTCATATTGTGCAAGTTTTAGTTTTTCCCTGTTCTTGCTTGCAAATCTTGTGCTTAGCTTTCTTTGTATAAAAAGTGTCAAACCAAAAGCTATAAATGTAATAACAAATAGCATAAAGACACCAAAATAAGGGTATGCAAATACAGAATGCGACATTTAAATAACTCCACAAAAATTTTAAAAGATGTTTCAAATTTTAAGATAAAAAACTTAATAAAAACTATTTTTCAAGAAATAATGTTTCTTTTTTAATTTTTACTATTTCTAAAAGTCATTTTTGTTGATGGACTTCATCAAATTTTGCCTTCATTGTTGGATTGTCCTTTGTTAGTCGTTTTATGCTTAAATCTTCTGCTTTATTATTTGCTAATCGTAAATTATTTTGCGATGATAATAATGCTTCTTTTGTTTTTTGCAAATGGTTGATTGTTTTGTCTATTTCCTCAATTGCTTTACAAAACTTTTCACTTGCAATGCGATAATTTCTAGAAAATTGATCTTTGAAATCATTTATCTTATTTTCAAAATTAGCAATATCGATATTTTGATTTTTAATAAGTATCAATTCTTTTTTGACTTGCAAAGCATTTAGTGCTGCATTTCTTAAAAGTGTTATTATTGGGATAAAAAATTGCGGACGAATAACATACATCTTTTCATAACGATGCGAGACATCTACTATGCCAGAATTATATAGTTCATTTTCAGGCTCTAGCATGGTTACTAAGACAGCGTATTCACAATTTTTATCTCTTCTATCTTTATCTAGTTCTTTTAAAAAATCTTCATTTTTCTTTTTTGTAGCAGTAAAATTAGATTCATTTTTCATCTCAAACATGATTGATATAAACTCACTGCCATCTTTATCATAACAGCGAAAAATATAATCTCCCTTGCTACCAGAACTAGCATCATTATCTTTTTCAAAATAAGCATCTTGAAATCCTATTGCACGAAGTTTATTAAACTCTATTTCACAATGTTGCTCTAAACTCTCGCCTATCATTTTTGTAGATAATCTTGCTTTAAAATCTTTAATCTTTGATATTTCCTCATCTTTAAATCTAAGATTCTCTTCATATTTTTCTCTTAGAGCTTGTTCTTTTAACTGATATTGCCCATTTAATTTTTGGATATGATTTTCTTTCTCTAGAATCTCTGAATCTTTTTTGCTAATAATTTTAGTAATTTCTAGTTCTTTATCTTTGCTAAAAGATTCTAATTTATTTTTAAGTTCTAGGATTTCTTTATCTTTTTGTGAGGTAATCTCTATCATAGCATTTTGTTTTGATAGTTGCTCTTTTGTGATTAAAGATTCTAATCTTGCTATTTCATGATCTTTTTTGTTTAATTCCTCACTAAATTGATTTTTAGAATCTAGCTTTGCTAGCATAATTGCATTTTCTTTTTCTTTCTCTAATTGATCACTAAATGTTTTTAATTCATTTTGAAATTCTTTATCTTTAATTTGTTTTAAAATAGCAGCATAGCCAGATTCATCTACCTTAAAAACTTCACCACATTTTGGACATTTTATCTCTTTTGTATTCATTTAAGATTCTCCTTTTAGGGGCAAATCAATGCTCAACTTTATGTAAAAAATCTAATAATCTCTTGCTTTTTGGGTTATTAAAAAAGTCATTTCCATTGCCAATTTCTACTATTTTTCCATCTTCCATAAATATTGCTTTTGTAGCTATATTTTTTGCAAACCTCATCTCATGCGTAACGCAAACCATAGTCATTCCATCATTTGCAAGCTCTGTAATAAGCTCTAATACTTCACCTACCATCTCTGGATCAAGTGCGCTTGTAGGCTCATCAAAAAGTAATACATCAGGCTTATTCATCAAAGCCCTTGCAATTGCAACTCTTTGCTTTTGTCCGCCAGATAAATATGATGGAAATTCATCTTTTTTGCTACTTAATCCAATCTTGTTTAGTAAGATTAAAGCTTCATTTATGGCTTCTTCTTTTGTCATTCTTTTTAATTTTGTAGGAGCTAGGATAAGATTATCTAAGACATTTAGATTATTAAAAAGATTAAAATGTTGAAAAACCATGCCCATTTTTACTCTAGCAGAATCTAGATTCCACTTGTATTTACTATCAATCTCTTTTATTTTGCTTTTTAATGCACTTTTGCTAAGCCCTTGCAATTCATCATATAAAGTTATATCAATATTTGAAATTCGCTTATTTTCAAACCACACTTCACCGCTACTTGGAATCTCAAGAAGATTCATGCAACGAAGTAAAGTTGATTTACCGCTTCCACTTGGACCAATGATGACAACTCTTTCTTTAGCAAAAATATCTAGATTTATATTATCAAGCACTAATTTATTATTAAAAACTTTACTTAAACTCCTAATACTTATCACTTGCACGCAATTTCCTTTCAAAGATTCTTACAAAATATGTAGCGATCAAAACAAGAATTAAATAACTAAGTGCCAAAAATAAATAAGGTATCATAAATTCATAACTAGAACTTCCAATAGACCTAAATGCGTATGTCAAATCATGCACGGTTATATAATTTGCAACTGATGTTTCTTTTAATAATGCAATAAATTCATTGCAAAGTGGAGGTAGTGAATTTTTTAATGCTTGTGGAAATACAATAAACCGCATAGCTTGTTTTTCTTTTAGCCCTAGAGCCCTAGCTGCTTCATTTTGCCCTATATCAATACTCAAGATTCCGCTACGTACGATTTCGCTTACATATGCTCCACTATTTAATCCAAATATAAATACCGCTACAAGCAAGGCACTGCCACCACCTAAACCAAATAAAGGCAAAATAACAAAATAAATAAATAATAATTGCACGACAATTGGTGTCCCTCTAAAGAATCCAACATAACATTTTGCTATACAAACTAGAATCTTATAAGAAATTGATTTATCTTTTTTTGTCATCAAAATTGCGACCAAAGTCCCTACAATAAGCCCAATAAAAAGTGCGCAAATACTTAAAACTATCGTAACACCAAGCCCTTCTAATACCAATTTATAACCATCTTTTAGTATAAATTGATTATAAAAAATCTCTATTTTATCAACCAAATAACAACCTTAATTATAAGAATAACCATAAAGCAAATATATATTGTATAAAAATTATCTTTGAAAATATAAAATGATGCAGATTTTTTTGTAAGTAGAATCTATTGAGTTAAACTCAATAGATTGAAGTGTTATTTTCCTGTAAGACCTTTTATGTATTCATCAATTAGATACAAGCTAGTATCACTATTGCCTGCTAAGCTGATCTTATCTTTGATGCCTCTAAATAATGTTTCTTCTTCATGTTGTTCTGCTACATACCATTGTAAAAAATTAAATGTAGAATAATCTTTTACATTTAATGCAAGTTCAACTAATTCATTTATAGATTTTGTAATTTTTAATTCATGCTCGTAAGTTTTTTCAAATACATCTAACAATGATTTAAAATTAGATTCTGGCTTTTCAATAGATTCTATTGTGAGAAGAGAATCTGTTTCGTTTAAATAAGAAATAAGTTTTGTTGCATGAGTGCTTTCCTCTTTTGCATGCTCAAATAAAAACAATCCTGCTCCATCATATCTATGTGTATAGCACCAAGAACTCATATTAAAATACAAGTTAGATGCATATGTTTCCTTTGCTACTTGTTCGTTTAGCTTTTTTATGACTTCATTTGAAAGCATTTCCATCTCCTTTTGTTTATTTTTTCGATTTATACCAACAACAAGCTTAAACTACCAAAAAAAGTAAAAAATTTGTAGAATCTACAATTATTTAAAATTTATACTCTAAGGTTGATTTATGAAGATAGTTTTATTTTTTCTATCAATAATTGGAATTATATTTAGTGGTTGCAAAAGTGATAAATTGACGATGGCAACAGCTGCAAATTTTGCTCCATTTGAATATATTAGTGGTGGTGAATTTCAAGGAATTGATATTGATGTAGCAAAAATTATTGCAAGTGAATTGGGAAAGGAATTAGTGATTTCAGATATGGAATTTGACTCAGTTGTGCAATCTGTTGCTTCAAAAAATGCAGATATAGGGCTATCTGGTCTAACTATGAATGAAGCTAGAAAACAAGTAATAGATTTTAGTGATACATATTTTAATGCAGCACAAATGCTAATAATAAAAGAAAATGATAAAAGATTTGAGAATCTAAAAACAAAAGAAGATGTAATAAAAGCAATCAATAAAATAAAAGGCTTAAAAATTGGTGTCCAAGCAGGAACAACAGGAGAATTTTATTCAAAAGGTGATAAAGATTGGGGATTTGATGGTTTTAAAAATACGACAACTATTAGTTTTACAAATGGTGCTATGGCAATAACTGCTATGCTAAATAATCAATTAGATGTAGTAATCATAGATGAAATGCCAGCAAGAGTATTGACAAAAACAAATAGTGGCATTGAGCTAATAGATATAGCACTAACTGATGAAAAATATGCTATTGCAGTAAGTAAAGGAAATAATGAGTTATTAAATAAAATAAATGAGATTCTAAGAGCAATAAAACAAGATGGAAGAATGCAAGAAATAATCAATAAATACTATACACAAAATCAATAGTTTTATGGTTTTACAACCATAAAACGATCAAAAACTATCTGCAAAATTATTAACAACAAAAAAGCAAACAGCTGCAAATATAGCAGATACTGGGACGGTAATAAGCCACGCCATGACAATTTTTGTCAAAGCACTTCTTTTTACAAGCTCATCTTTTACACTCTTTTTCAAAGCTTTCTTTGCTTTTTTATTTAATATTGAGTTATGCTTATCTTCAACTTTTAGATTCTTTAGAATCTCTTGTTTTCTTTTTATAGATGATTTTCTAAAATCATTTAAAAAGCTTTCTACAATTGCTGCATCTTTGCCTTTGTGTGCTTGTATGATTTCTTGCTCCATTTTATTGTAATTACTCTTTAGGTATTCTCTTAAAAATCCTATACCAAAGATAGCACCAATAGCAATATGAGTAGAGCTCACAGGAAGTCCCAAAGCAGAAGCAATCAAAACTGTAATAGAAGCAGATAAAGCTATACAAAATGCTCTTATTCTATCTAGCTCTGTTATTTCGCTACCAACCGTTTTTATTAATTTTGGTCCATACAATGCAAGACCAACTGAGATTCCAAGTCCGCCAAGTATCATGATCCAAATAGGAGCATTTGATTTTGCATCTATTACTCCACTTATAGCTTGATTTATAGCAGCAAGAGGACCTATTGCATTTGCAACATCATTTGCACCATGTGCAAAACTAAGTAATGCAGCAGAAAAAATAAGTGGAATTGTAAATAAATCACCTACTGCATCTTTTGTATTTTGAAGTGTATCTGCTTTTTTTGAGATGATAGGTTTTGTTAGTATAAAAATCAATATAGCAATTATGGTAGATATTAGAATCTGCGAGAGTGAATTTAAATAAATAATCTTTGAGAGTCCTTTTTGTAAGAGATAAAGACAAAAAGACCAAGACATTATAAATATTAAAATTGGTATCACTTTTTTTGCTGCTAATCTTTTATCATTTTGATATGTGATAGTCCGCTTCACAATATACAAAAACATAACAGATACAATCCCTCCTACCATAGGAGATACAATCCAACTTATGATTATTTCTAACATCACGCCCCAATGAATAACCCCAAGACCACCTGCAGCAATTGATGAGCCTATCAATCCACCTACAATAGAATGCGTAGTAGAAACAGGTGCTCCAATAAAAGTAGCGAGATTTAACCATAAAGCACCAGCAATAAGTGCAGCTAACATCACAGCAATAAAAGTATTTATATCACTAAAAGTATCTTGTGATACGATACCAGAACGAATAGTATCTACAACATCACCACCTGCAATAATAGCTCCAGCTGCCTCAAATATCGCTGCAATAAATATGGCAAAGCCTAAACTCATGGTATTTGATCCTACTGCAGGACCAACATTGTTAGCTACATCATTAGCGCCAATATTCATAGCCATATACATTCCAAAAATGGTGCTAATCATTATTAGCATATTATTACCACTATCACTAAAAATAGTGGAGGCGATACAAGTAATGCACATAAATACCAATGCTATAGTGATTTTTCTAGCATCACTTATGCCTACTTGCATACCTTGCTCTATTTTATTAAAACTTTTCATATCCATAATTAAAACCCTTTTTGCGATGTTTATGAAGTTTTATATTATAGTGAAAATAGTTAATTTATAATATGAATTTAATGTGAAAGAATTAAGAATAGATACCAATTTTGCACCTAAATAAAATATAATAATTATATTTCTAGATAAAGAATATTAATGTAAATCTCTATACCACAATAGCCATAAATCTTGTATAAATATAAAAAAATTAATAGAATCAACTATTTTTCAAAAAAAAGACAAAACAACATAGATAAGTAGGATAGTATGAATATCACTCTTGATACATATATCATTTCTGATACACATTTTGGGCAAAATTCTATAATCAAAAAAGAAAGAATACGCAATCTCATAGCAAATAATCTAGGGTATAAAAATCATTTTGATTTAATTGTTGATAATTGGAATAAAAAAGTAAGCCAAAAAGATAGAATCTTGCATTTAGGTGATGTTTATTTTAAAGATGGATTCTCATATCTAAAAAAATTAAATGGCAAAAAAATGCTAATAATTGGAAATAATGATATAAAAAAGCTACATAAACTAGAAAAATTTAATTTTGAAATGAAAAATAAAGTCATTTTAAAGATACCACAAAAAGAAAAAATAAGAGAGAAAATAAAACAAAAATATGGAACAATACAAGAAAAAATATATCTAAATGGAATCATCATGGATATTGATGGAGAGAGAATCTTGTTTAGTCATTTTCCAGTTTTTAATAGAAAACCAAATGATAGATTTGATGCTATTAGAGATGTGTTAGATGATTATTTTAGATTTAGTGATTGTTCGCTAAATATACATGGACATACGCATTCAAAAGAAACAAATAATAAATTTTGTATCAATGTATCAATAGAGCAAACGATGCTCGCACCAATAAAATTAAAAAAAATACTAAAAGATTATAGGAGTAGATTATGAATATTTTAGTCCCAATAATGCAAGGATTTGAAGAAATAGAATTAGTAAGTATAATAGATACACTAAGAAGAGCTGATATAAATATCATTATTGCTAGAGATTCTAATAATGATGACGAAATGGTAATAGGAGCGCATAATATTATCATAAAATCAATGTGCAAAATCTCACAAGTCGATATAGATAGCCTAGATGGCATTGCTCTTGCAGGTGGATTTGAGGGGATGTTAAACCTAAAAAATAGCAAAGAAATAATAGAAATATTACAAAAACTAGATAAACAAAATAAGCTTATATCTGCGATTTGTGCTTCACCTATCGTGCTAGCCCAAGCAGGAGTGCTAAAAAATCATTTTACATGCTATCCAGGATGTGAGAGTGAAATACAAGTAGCAACAAAATATACACAACAAGCTACTTGCATAGATGAAAATATAATCACTGCAAATGGTCCAGCAAGCGGAATCTTATTTGCCCTTGAAATCATTAAAAAACTACAAGGCAAAGAAAAATACAATAAAATAAAAAGTGAAATGCTTATTGTAGAATCA of the Helicobacter sp. MIT 99-5507 genome contains:
- a CDS encoding amino acid ABC transporter ATP-binding protein, translated to MISIRSLSKVFNNKLVLDNINLDIFAKERVVIIGPSGSGKSTLLRCMNLLEIPSSGEVWFENKRISNIDITLYDELQGLSKSALKSKIKEIDSKYKWNLDSARVKMGMVFQHFNLFNNLNVLDNLILAPTKLKRMTKEEAINEALILLNKIGLSSKKDEFPSYLSGGQKQRVAIARALMNKPDVLLFDEPTSALDPEMVGEVLELITELANDGMTMVCVTHEMRFAKNIATKAIFMEDGKIVEIGNGNDFFNNPKSKRLLDFLHKVEH
- a CDS encoding amino acid ABC transporter permease, whose translation is MVDKIEIFYNQFILKDGYKLVLEGLGVTIVLSICALFIGLIVGTLVAILMTKKDKSISYKILVCIAKCYVGFFRGTPIVVQLLFIYFVILPLFGLGGGSALLVAVFIFGLNSGAYVSEIVRSGILSIDIGQNEAARALGLKEKQAMRFIVFPQALKNSLPPLCNEFIALLKETSVANYITVHDLTYAFRSIGSSSYEFMIPYLFLALSYLILVLIATYFVRIFERKLRASDKY
- the ftnA gene encoding non-heme ferritin — translated: MLSNEVIKKLNEQVAKETYASNLYFNMSSWCYTHRYDGAGLFLFEHAKEESTHATKLISYLNETDSLLTIESIEKPESNFKSLLDVFEKTYEHELKITKSINELVELALNVKDYSTFNFLQWYVAEQHEEETLFRGIKDKISLAGNSDTSLYLIDEYIKGLTGK
- a CDS encoding ABC transporter substrate-binding protein; the protein is MKIVLFFLSIIGIIFSGCKSDKLTMATAANFAPFEYISGGEFQGIDIDVAKIIASELGKELVISDMEFDSVVQSVASKNADIGLSGLTMNEARKQVIDFSDTYFNAAQMLIIKENDKRFENLKTKEDVIKAINKIKGLKIGVQAGTTGEFYSKGDKDWGFDGFKNTTTISFTNGAMAITAMLNNQLDVVIIDEMPARVLTKTNSGIELIDIALTDEKYAIAVSKGNNELLNKINEILRAIKQDGRMQEIINKYYTQNQ
- a CDS encoding inorganic phosphate transporter, with product MDMKSFNKIEQGMQVGISDARKITIALVFMCITCIASTIFSDSGNNMLIMISTIFGMYMAMNIGANDVANNVGPAVGSNTMSLGFAIFIAAIFEAAGAIIAGGDVVDTIRSGIVSQDTFSDINTFIAVMLAALIAGALWLNLATFIGAPVSTTHSIVGGLIGSSIAAGGLGVIHWGVMLEIIISWIVSPMVGGIVSVMFLYIVKRTITYQNDKRLAAKKVIPILIFIMSWSFCLYLLQKGLSKIIYLNSLSQILISTIIAILIFILTKPIISKKADTLQNTKDAVGDLFTIPLIFSAALLSFAHGANDVANAIGPLAAINQAISGVIDAKSNAPIWIMILGGLGISVGLALYGPKLIKTVGSEITELDRIRAFCIALSASITVLIASALGLPVSSTHIAIGAIFGIGFLREYLKSNYNKMEQEIIQAHKGKDAAIVESFLNDFRKSSIKRKQEILKNLKVEDKHNSILNKKAKKALKKSVKDELVKRSALTKIVMAWLITVPVSAIFAAVCFFVVNNFADSF
- a CDS encoding metallophosphoesterase family protein, with amino-acid sequence MNITLDTYIISDTHFGQNSIIKKERIRNLIANNLGYKNHFDLIVDNWNKKVSQKDRILHLGDVYFKDGFSYLKKLNGKKMLIIGNNDIKKLHKLEKFNFEMKNKVILKIPQKEKIREKIKQKYGTIQEKIYLNGIIMDIDGERILFSHFPVFNRKPNDRFDAIRDVLDDYFRFSDCSLNIHGHTHSKETNNKFCINVSIEQTMLAPIKLKKILKDYRSRL
- a CDS encoding DJ-1 family glyoxalase III, yielding MNILVPIMQGFEEIELVSIIDTLRRADINIIIARDSNNDDEMVIGAHNIIIKSMCKISQVDIDSLDGIALAGGFEGMLNLKNSKEIIEILQKLDKQNKLISAICASPIVLAQAGVLKNHFTCYPGCESEIQVATKYTQQATCIDENIITANGPASGILFALEIIKKLQGKEKYNKIKSEMLIVES